One Conger conger chromosome 7, fConCon1.1, whole genome shotgun sequence genomic window, TGCATCATGCACATCTCTGAAATTCACcccatttaacatttttctcCCCATCTAGCTGCAAAAGCTCCCACAGACATGGACCTTGATCCGGATATATGGGATAACAAGACCATCACCAGTGGCTTGAAAAATTACCTTAGGTTAGTTTGCCCTCAgacgtcacacacacatccaatcaTGTAATTCATCCATTACCATCAAGCAAGACTACCTGAAGGCACCGTTGTCCAATCTGTCTTGTCTAAAACTAGGAAGTGAAAATTTAAAGTGGTTACAAATTCTTTACCTGAAAGGAGCTTTGTCTCGTTTATGTTATGCCCCTTAAGCAAACACTGGCCACAGATGAAGGTGCTGGGTGCATAAAGTCCTCACTGTATTGCTCTAATGTTAAAGCCATGAATTGTCTTCACCCTTTTTTTGTTCCACCAGATGCCTTGCGGAGCCTCTCATGACATACCGGCTTCACAAAGACTTCATAATGGCAGTCAGTAAGTTTTGAAACGACAGAGTTCATGAAACTGAGCACCCTGGAGAGGTTTTCCTTTCCTGGTGTTATGCCCTCCAGCAAAGATCTTACCCAGTCTCATTTTGCTTTGCCAAATTAATAGCTATTCATATATAAATTCTACTCcgttaaatgtaaaatgtctgtgTACCAGTGGTGGATGAAGTACTTCAGTAAAAGTAGAAATACCCTTGATCAAATTTTGCTTGAGTAAAAGTAGCCCGTTTCAAACCTGTATATCGCCattgctgctctaacttccatttcagcttgtctttaaggcATGGTTGCCATGTAGAACCTGATGTTTTGTATAACAGAGTCAGATGACCAGAACTACAGGGTCCGTGCTGTCCATGCCTTGGTCCACAAGATACCGGACAAGAACAAAGAGATGCTGGACATCCTGATTAAACACCTTGTCACGTAGGTGTTCTTCAATCGTGTGGGCTTTTGTCACTTGGCTATCAAAAATACCTGACTGCTTCATCAGGAAAAGAATAACACACAGTTGGTCAACAcatcagtgcagtgcagtgcagtgcaatgcactgcagtgcagtgcagtagaTTGGGAATGGGATTGGAGACCAAAACCTTACGGGAGGTCTGTGCAAATGCCAAATGGGGTGTTACtgttcttacattacattagttttggcatttggcatttggcagatcctcttatccagagcgacatacagttgattagactaagcaggagacaatcctctcctggagcaatgcagggttaagggcccaacggctgtgcggatcttattgtggctacgccgggaattgaaccaccgaccttgcatgtcccagtcacgtaccttaaccactacactacaggcctgttgtcagaatatattttaagaaaatatatacttttgcGATGATTTTCAGGCCCACATATGACACATTCTACCCAGGAAACATGAGTCGTATGTGTCAAACTAGTGCACGGGGCTAGAACCGCAGTGTGCGTATGATCTAGGTGAGTCATCGCAAGATGCGTTTATGTCCTTAATGCATTTaagggtttaaaaaaatctgtgttgCCGCAAGTAAAAAATATGAGTAGGCTGAATGCAATAATATGCAGATTTTAATTGCCTTTGTCCATCGCAGAaagagcgtgtttgtgtttgactgccaaaaaagagaaaatgaccTGCGGCTTCTGTGCAAGGTTGCATCTTGCATTTAATTCAAAGGACACTAGCCGCCACAGttggaatatgtacacattttgtcatgcactggatacacttttacatgGCAGCCGATAAATGGATATCGCCAcacgcagtgaagatattcaatgcaaTAAACATGTTTTAACAGCGCTTAAGACCTGTCTCTTTCACAAAATACGGTTCATAGGCAGTCCCATTTGCTGATTGCGTAATAAGATgataatttcaggcagactgtcCGCACCGACACACCCTCGTCACACTGCATTTTGCGCTGTGCGCTTCATGTATGGAAATTTGGCCCATTTTCTTTACTGCTCTGGCCCTTGCTACATACATTCTTTATCCTTTAAATTCCTGGACTTGCAAACACTGGGAGTTAAAAAGTTGATATCCCATTCACATCCTACAGCCCGTAACATCGGCTGAATTTGTAGTCGGATCAGTGAATGAGGAGGTGGTGACAAGGGGCCAGAACCGGTCTCTACAGTCAGGGTTTGGACTTAAATTATTATGTTTCTAATAACTTATGAATACGTCCAGTGGTGTAAAATGACCTGTAGTTTAAGGGAACATGAATTATTGACTGGTTGAGAGGGGTTCCCATTTGCAAGATCATCCTAAAGGTTAAATACCCTGCATACCATCCAGGCATGGATAAAGTGCAGTGTCATACtgacaaaaactttttttcgtGAACAGGGTGTCCAAGCACAGCCAGAGTAACCTCATGACGGTGTCAAACCTGGGAGTGATCTTCGGCCCCACGCTCATGCGCTCCCAGGAGGAGACCGTGGCAGCCATGATGAACATCAAATTCCAGAACATTGTGGTGGAGATCCTCATTGAAAACTATGAGAAGGCAAGAGGGCCCGGAAATGAACCCACACTCTACTCCATAGGCTGGGGTCTGGAGTGAAACACTGTAGCAATGATAGTAAAGCCTCAAACATACTGTAGCTTGCAGTGTTACAGGCCACATACCAGGTAATGGGTAAATTATTGCTTGTCAGTGCATTAAATAGTTTGCCTGGTCAAGTACTAGcaacaggcttgatgcagtgctGGTTACTCTTGTCTGTACATAAATTCATGAGCCTATATGAATGGTCTTTTCTAATCATAAGAATTATTCCATATTCCAGTATGTTTCCATGATCATCTTTGTAAGTACTGTGGTAATGATAGGCATGGTTAGGCTtgctgtgtatgtttgcatacatttattgtttcattcttaatttacattgcattgcattcatttaacaGACACTTTTATTCAGAGCAAGTTGTAATGTAGGATAAAACATAAGTGCATTCATCTGAATATTGTGAGCAATAGGACCAGACCTGGCTAACATTCACAGACCAGTAAAGATACAGGATTACTTTTAATGTGTATTCCTAGGTCAGGCTGTTGCTGTGTGAAAGCAGTGTGGAGTGTATTTACATGTGTGGAAAAAAAGCACCACGAAATGTCATTTATACCTGACACTGAATAAATACTGGAAAATAAACTCAAACATCAACAGCAGATGGCACTGTGTACATGACCAGGTGAAGATGATTGTAGAAAATCTTCCCCTGATCAGTTTATATGGATTAATACCTGTTTTAATACCCCATATTAAAATTATTTAGACTAAACTAATGGATTAATATTAGTTAttattaaaatccatccatccatccattatctgaacccgcttatcctgaacagggtcgcaggggggctggagcctatcccagcatacattgggcgaaaggcaggaatacaccctggacaggtcgccagtccatcgcagggcacacacaccattcactcacacacccatacctatgggcaatttagactctccaatcagcctaacctgcatgtctttggactgtgggaggaaaccgaggtacccggaggaaacccacgcagaaacggggagaacatgcaaactccacacagaaaggccccggccgacagggattcgaacccaggacctccttgctgtgaggtgtattattaaaatattaaaataaaagtgattATTAAAAGGGatatcaacattttttttcattctcttcGTCTAAACAATCCTGAACTAAAAAGTTGGATCAGTATTCATTTTTCCCCCTTCAATGTACTATTATTAAACAAAATGGTCCAGatgaatcaatattttttacttttgatttttataaatgtatatgtcagtatttttttttttctccacaaccTTAAATTGTgtaagtgttttttcttttcattaaacaaaaaaaatatgaatgtgtcTTAATGTGTTCCTCCTCCTTCTCACAGATCTTTCAGGAAGCCCCTGATCCTAATGTCCCCCTGCCTCAGCCACAGCCCCGCTCCAGTTCCCGCCGGAGTAAGGCCATCTGCCTGTCTACAGGGCCCAGGAAGCCCAGGGGCCTGTACACGCCCACTCTGTGCCTGGCCGACGCGGACAGTGAGTACCTACAGCATGCGCACATTTATAAACATACAATAGTAATAACTTGCtaacttgcatttatatagtgcctttctcatacacaaagtgctttacagtgatgagagggaaactcgcctcaaccaccaccaccaatgtgtagcatccACTTTGGTGATGCAACGGTGGCCATTTTGctccagaatgctcaccacacggCCCTGCTCTTTGCAAGGAATGTCATGcaatctttaatgaccacactgAATCAGGACCCGGTTTAAGGTCACCGACAACACAGTATACTCATCACTGCCCTAGGTgtactaaaatattttttggtgtgtccttcctcctctcacatgtcctctctttctcttgctccgTTCAGGCGACACGTTCAGCAGCAGCCCGGGCAGCACCCCAATGGGCAGCATCGAGTCCCTCTCCTCCCACTCCTCCGAGCAGAACAGCTTGTCCAAAATGTGCTTGTCCTCACAGCCTCCAGACATGcccacttcccccccccccaatgtagGCCCCTGCTGGCCGGCCTTGCAGGCTCCCTCTAACGGACCCAAGAGCCCCTTGAGCACCGCCAGCACCCCAGGCACCATCAGCTCACTGGGCACCACCAGCCCTGAATCCAGCTCCAAGGAGGACACCGCCAAGACGGACGGCGAATCCGGGGATGCCCAGAGTCTGTCCTCAGTCACAGCAGCGGGGAGAAGCTCCCCTGGCTCCACCAGTGCCACACCTCTCAACTGCTCTgccgctccctccctccactctctGCATATATCGGAAGGTACGCTCAGTCTCTCCTCTGGTCTAATTAAAACAGGCCTGACGGACGTTTGCGTTTTTAGTATTAAGAGAGGCATGGTCGTTAGATAATATCCAAACCACACTTGcattcaaaacatgaaaatcgTCAGCCTTGTCGTTTCACCGTTCTGGGACCAATGTACATGAAAATTCTTTTGGAAATTCGAATTAATCCTGAAAATCTCCTAAAAATCCGTTtagtagtttttattaaaaagatgagtaaaaatattttcattttcataggaGTTTTTTTTGCCCTCttctaaaaaaattaaatttctCAGTAATCCAGTAAAATGTGATGGTAACCGGTTactaaaactgatgatttgtcacatccctaattTTGACCTACTTACTATTGCTATATGATGAAAACAAAGctatgaaacactttggaatcattGTATATGAAGTTGATtaaaatgtcagagcatggcacatTCACCAGTTCAactcattttgccctcagaccccagagggttaatgcattgtgtgttggaagccttgtcagtgcataggtcaagataatgtttcctgtctttttcggcttttgccaatcattatctcttcattgtttcatatttgcacatgaaaaaaaaaacatttgctcaTGAAATtacaactggaaaaaaaaaaaaatcttcccaaattttattcttagacagtaacataattgtattttttcagtATGTGATATAGATACTATAGATAAACATACTGTGTTTATCTTGCACAGCAATTCTgctcatatttatcaagggtggcatTTTTTTCAGGAACTTCAGTATTTCTTTAACTTTACTGGTATCTAAGGTGTTAAAGCTGTAGCATTGATGCTTGtagtatatatataatttacttTTCAGTCGTTTAAAAATGATTACACATAGAGCAATTAAGATCTCTGGGTTAATCTCCATATCTTTTACAGAAAATCTATAATCACACATGTAATTGCTcctgataataaaaaaataataatctccattaattgttttaaaaagtCTACATTTTCCTCAGTCCCATAATAATGTACTTTAAGCACAGGACAACTAGATTTTTCTGTGAGAATGGagatatgaaaataaactaactgTAAGTGCAGTCACTGTGTTGACAAGTGTGTTCATTTGGCTCAAATAATAAGAATCTGAGCAGGGAGACCCTTGCAGGGAGTGTGTAGGTGTTGAGTTAGTGTGTTAACGAGGTGTGGATATTTGTGTCAGTTGGGTGCATTCTGTCCTCCTCCTAGGTCAGGGAAGCCACAGTGGTTCTGTTCAGAGTCTGGTGTCGCTGGACCTGAGGGACAGCCCCAAACCCCACATCCACCCCGACCTGCCCCCCAAACTGGTCAGACGCCGCAGAGTGGACGCCTCCTCCAGCAACGGCTACCAGAGACCTGGATCCATGTAAGAGCTGCAACTTAGTGCAGCGGTTATGATACTAAGGAACTGGCTGCTGATTCAAATCCCCTTTGGGGTGCTAATGTTGTAATCAACTGCtgtatacagtgccatgaaaaagtatttaccCCCTTTATGATTTCCtcttttattgcatatttgtcactcCGAATGGTTTCAAATGTATATTACAGGGTTGTTCCTGCCATTATAAGACTTATGCGTTGTGCCTAATTGTTTTTGCCCAGCACCCTAGCCGAAAGAatgggaaatatatatttataaaaataaataaaaaatgtacctcATGAAAACATTTTGCCTGTATCTGTTATAATGTCTGACAGTCTCTCAATGTACATCCTCCTAGGTGGTAGATGGCTTGCAACAGGGTATCTGTTTCATTACCAGGCAGGCCAAAAAGTAGCCaaaaacattgatttaatgGGGCCTAAAAAAACGGCACCTGCCAGTAGGTCAATTTGACAGAATGGCACCATGTTTACCTCTGCTTTACATTTGATTACATAGTGGAAAGACTTGCCCCAGCCAGCAGGTCCGGTCTCTGGGCTGTGGATAGTCAATCCTTAGAACAGCCTCTAGAAGGCTTTAACACCACTGATTACTGGACTGCACACAAGACAGGCATCAAACCAAATGGGGTAAAAACAAGACATGTCATTTGAAGCCCGGTGAGATTTCTACTCagtattttctttgaaaatggAGAATAAAACATTCTAGAGGTTACATACTGTAGGTTTTATACCACCAAGGTAAGTAAATTATGAGGAATGattcaaaagaataaaaaaaaattggtgtTAATggagtggcggcacggatggtgcagtgggtagcactgccgcctcacagcaaggaggtcctgagttcgaatccccgtcggccggggcctctctgtgcggagtttgcatgttctccccgtgtctgcgtgggtttcctccgggtactctggtttcctcccacagtccaaagacatgcacgttaggctgattggagagtctaaattgtccgtaggtatgagtgtgtgagtgaatggtgtgtgtgccctgtgatagactggcgacctgtccagggtgtattcctgcctttcgcccaatgtatgctgggataggctccagcccccctgcgaccctgatcaggataagcgagttcagataatggatggatggatggatgattctTGGAGTCCCTTTCTTGGGGGGAAGTGGGGGCATTGAATAATTTTAGCTTCACCAAAAGGACCGTGGAAGAGCACAGTAGTATGACTCATGTTTTGAGGATGTTCTGTGCCTGATCTGCAGTGTTTCTTTTGCAGTGTCGCAGCAAGAGCCATGCTCTTTGGAAATCCTGTGATCTCACAGCCGACTCCTGCTGGGAGGTAGTCCTCTAATAatccctgacacacacatacaggctcaATGATGCAATggacctcatgcaagaacattttgttattgttatcgTAAATTTCTCTTACTTTATTCTTATGAAGGGCTCGTATgccttcattgtacgtcgctctggataagagtgtctgctaaatgcctgtaatgtattCTGTTGGATTCAACAAACTGTTGGCCAATGAGatgaacaagaacaagggacatCTTATAAACATAATGTCGGACCATTGATAAACCTTCTATTATTATCTATTACTTAAACAGTGCACTAAAAAtaagtttctgaaaacatttgaggatGAGAAATAAGCAGTGCAGTTTCTGAATTTTGATTCATAGTATTACATCTGCAATACCTAGTTTGAAAGACACAGGTGAGCTGTGCTGGCATGCATTAATCATAAATTTCATTCCTACCTGagaaaaaattgaaaattggtgaatgcgccAAGTTCTCTTACATCACTCGTACTAccaatttaagaacaaatatcTGTGTATGAGTGGTTTTTGCATGAGGCTCAATGACTCTATTTACAAACATTGATATCTTTTCATCCATTTCTAGTTTAATGATTTGATGGCACGTATTGATTAAAGGAAAACATTCAGAATAACCATGAACCTGACATAGAAAGCAGTTTGTGAACAACATCAAATTAATTGCACTAAATCTATTCAACAGACAAAGACGGGCTTTGTTTTTGAAACTCACTCCCTGGTCTTATAGAGAAACGCTGCTCTCTAGTATTTCTGTGCAAATCACTATTTCTTCTTTGCCTAATGTTCCCCCATATGCCaatttgttgttattgtgtCATTTGGATACTATTGGAGACTAATCTGAGAATTGTTTTTATGAAGACACCAAACAAAAGTCAACCTAATCACCTGCTTGATTTATAACTGGATTGATTAGGACTAAGCTTGTCTCTGTGACTGAAGATGCTGTTAAAAATAATGGCATGAAATTTTTCGAAAtttcgaaaaaagaaaaagagcagtaaacaGTTTAAACTcagtcaaatcaatatttgttgtaaCTTCTTCTTTAAAGCTGAATAAATTATCTTCAGAACACTCTTCAGAGTGTAGGTGTCATAAGAAAATGGGCTGGCATTGTAGGTTGTTCCTAACacattggagaacttgccagttCTTCTGcactttggctgtctcacttgcttctggctcaCCAGATAAagataatcccagacagcctcaatcaagtctattacttaatatgttattgtatttaacaaaatacaaagaaaactCTGTTTTTTGGAAAAGAAATGTAAACGAATGCAAAAAACATCTAAGGCCACACTTATATGTGAAAAAATCTGACTTTAGCATAGTACTGTAAATATACCACAAGGTGGTGTTGCATAACTGTTTCAGGCATTGTGGAGCAGGACCAAGATGATTTCAGTCCTTGATTTTAATTATTGAATCATgggaaaacatatttacattgtcATTAATTTACtgctatattacttgtaaatgtaaaatttgcCATTTGCTAAGCTTTTAAGTACCACACAATCGTAACATTTAATCTCCGAACTCTCCTTTACATTGTGGTGATTCCATGTAAATATGATTAGAAGGGGCTGTAGAAATTTGATTGGTCAATCCATTGACTCCATTTGCCCTCTAgtaaaatgaatggaaaagtGTGTTCATTTGCTTATTTGTCAATGAAGGAGGACTGGGAGTATGTGCCAGCCTCTGAGTAACTCTCCTATACTATTCGCTTCTAACTGTGCTCCATCATTATTATATTGCAGAGATGCAAAGGCCATGTACTCCTGCAAGGCTGAACACAGCCATGAGCTGAGCTTCCCCCAGGGGGCAATCTTTTCAAATGGTGAGTAGCCCAGAAAAGCCAACCAACTAGCACCAAACCCCATGGCACACCGGCTTCTTGGAGTTGGTTCAGTTCAATTTGAATATGCATTTTCCACACATAGGTATAATATTACCAAAACAATCATTTATATGAGATTAaaactaaaactgaaaatagactaaaatattacattgactAAATAAGGTATGtgctcactttttaaaataaccttaatgtcattaattaaagtagtagtagtagtagtagtaataataataataataataataataataataataataattattattattattaataataatattaagaaTAGCCATTATTATAGCCACCTTGTGTTATGACATGCTGGGCTGCAGTAGTGTCTGTTCCACTCCCAGAAGGTTTTTCTCCCTTTTGGTCTAATGCAGAGAACTGGGAATTACATCAGTGTAACTGAGTCATAAATTGTTTTGATTGCTGGATATGCAtcacaaaaaagtacatttagTCTTTCCAATTCCAGAAAGACAATGGAAAAACCGACTCACAGGTGGTCACAGCAGTTGTACAATAGAGTATGCAAGCTAAAGGAACTTTACCAAAAACAACACATCTGTAGAGAGCTCCATTTCAAGCATCTAAATTGGCTTGGCTTCCAGGCATTTTTTCAGGTCATAGTCCCCTGCAGGTGAAAAGTATGTCTATTCTGAAGTCTATTCAAGAATTTTTTCTTGACTCAGCTCTGCCACAGATATAGCCAATGAATTTCATGTGTATACCACCCGATGAAaataaattctaagccacatcctGGCAGCTAGATGAAACAGAGTTTGCTCCATTCCAATCTTGTTCCTCTGACACAGAAACTGCTGTGGTCCAACTTGACATTTCCCAGTGTCTGCCTATTTTAGGATAACATTATGAATTGTAATTTGGCCCAAAGTATCTGGTACAGCAGAGGTTCTTATCCCTGGTCCTGctctcacagtgcacagtgaCTTTCCTTCCAACCAAAATTGGTATCCTTGAACTATAACCATTACGTTCCTATAAATGACTAAATGGTgccattaatgaattaattagggcggcctgtagcgtagtggttaaggtaaaggactgggacacgcaaggtcggtggttctaatcctggtgcagccacaataagaccgcacagccgttgggcccttgagcaaggcccttaaccctgcatt contains:
- the arhgap42a gene encoding rho GTPase-activating protein 42 isoform X2, which produces MGLPTLEFSDSFLDSPDFRERLKCHEIELDRTNKFIKELIKDGNMLITALKNLSAAVQTFSQSLQEFQFECIGDAETDDEINIAQSFKEFSQLLNTVEEERRRLIQNADDVLITPLEKFRKEQIGVAKEGKKKFDKETEKYYSVLEKHLNLSSKKKEAFLQELLAFLQGLFTFYHEGYELAHEFEPYKQQLQFNLQNTRNNFVSTRQEVEKLMRRMKTADQDYKAPGQWTMEGFLYIQEKRPLGCSWIRHYCTYEKGSKTFTMSNSENKSAGKQNGLVTSPPEMFKLKSCIRRKTDSIDKRFCFDVEVVERHGIITLQALSESNRRLWLEAMDGKEPIYTLPAFLSKKEEMFLNEAGFNFVRKCIHLVEMRGINIMGLYRIGGVNSKVQRLMTSVFTAKAPTDMDLDPDIWDNKTITSGLKNYLRCLAEPLMTYRLHKDFIMAVKSDDQNYRVRAVHALVHKIPDKNKEMLDILIKHLVTVSKHSQSNLMTVSNLGVIFGPTLMRSQEETVAAMMNIKFQNIVVEILIENYEKIFQEAPDPNVPLPQPQPRSSSRRSKAICLSTGPRKPRGLYTPTLCLADADSDTFSSSPGSTPMGSIESLSSHSSEQNSLSKMCLSSQPPDMPTSPPPNVGPCWPALQAPSNGPKSPLSTASTPGTISSLGTTSPESSSKEDTAKTDGESGDAQSLSSVTAAGRSSPGSTSATPLNCSAAPSLHSLHISEGQGSHSGSVQSLVSLDLRDSPKPHIHPDLPPKLVRRRRVDASSSNGYQRPGSIVAARAMLFGNPVISQPTPAGRDAKAMYSCKAEHSHELSFPQGAIFSNVYSSVEPGWLQATYDGKTGLIPENYVIFL